One Pseudomonas sp. FP1742 genomic window carries:
- the aat gene encoding leucyl/phenylalanyl-tRNA--protein transferase — protein sequence MLTWLQRNTLTFPPLEKAMRDPNGLLAAGGDLSADRLIQAYRHGCFPWFSEGQPILWWSPDPRTVLFPDELHVSRSLNKLLRQQRYQVTFDRDFAAVIRACAAPREYADGTWITQAMQDAYVELHRRGYAHSVEVWDDGVLVGGLYGLAMGQLFFGESMFSRADNASKYGFATLVRHLKDSGFVLIDCQMPTDHLHSLGARAIPRSEFAGYLARHLDQPDHATWVC from the coding sequence ATGCTGACTTGGTTACAACGCAATACCCTGACTTTTCCGCCGCTGGAAAAAGCCATGCGCGACCCCAACGGACTGCTGGCCGCGGGCGGCGATCTGTCCGCCGACCGTCTGATTCAGGCCTATCGCCATGGCTGCTTTCCCTGGTTCTCGGAAGGCCAACCGATTCTCTGGTGGTCGCCGGATCCACGCACGGTGCTGTTTCCCGACGAACTGCATGTCTCGCGCAGCCTGAATAAACTGCTGCGCCAACAACGCTATCAAGTGACCTTCGATCGGGATTTTGCCGCGGTCATCCGCGCCTGCGCCGCGCCGCGCGAGTACGCCGACGGCACCTGGATCACCCAAGCGATGCAGGACGCCTACGTTGAGCTGCACAGGCGCGGCTACGCCCATTCGGTGGAAGTCTGGGACGATGGCGTGCTGGTCGGCGGGCTCTACGGCCTGGCCATGGGGCAGCTGTTTTTCGGTGAGTCGATGTTCAGCCGTGCCGACAACGCCTCTAAATATGGCTTTGCCACACTGGTGCGACATCTGAAAGACTCAGGTTTTGTGCTGATCGACTGCCAGATGCCTACCGATCATCTGCACAGCCTGGGCGCCCGAGCGATTCCCCGCAGCGAGTTTGCCGGCTATCTGGCGCGACACCTGGATCAACCCGATCATGCCACCTGGGTTTGCTGA
- the clpA gene encoding ATP-dependent Clp protease ATP-binding subunit ClpA → MLNRELEVTLNLAFKEARSKRHEFMTVEHLLLALLDNEAAATVLRACGANLDKLKHDLQEFIDSTTPLIPLHDEDRETQPTLGFQRVLQRAVFHVQSSGKREVTGANVLVAIFSEQESQAVFLLKQQSVARIDVVNYIAHGISKVPGHGDHSEGEQDMQDDEGGESSSSGNPLDAYASNLNELARQGRIDPLVGRELEVERVAQILARRRKNNPLLVGEAGVGKTAIAEGLAKRIVDNQVPDLLANSVVYSLDLGALLAGTKYRGDFEKRFKALLNELKKRPQAILFIDEIHTIIGAGAASGGVMDASNLLKPLLSSGDIRCIGSTTFQEFRGIFEKDRALARRFQKVDVSEPSVEDTIGILRGLKGRFELHHNIEYSDEALRAAAELASRYINDRHMPDKAIDVIDEAGAYQRLQPIEKRVKRIEVPQVEDIVAKIARIPPKHVTSSDKELLRNLERDLKLTVFGQDAAIDSLSTAIKLSRAGLKSPDKPVGSFLFAGPTGVGKTEAARQLAKALGVELVRFDMSEYMERHTVSRLIGAPPGYVGFDQGGLLTEAITKQPHCVLLLDEIEKAHPEVFNLLLQVMDHGTLTDNNGRKADFRNVIVIMTTNAGAETAARASIGFTYQDHSSDAMEVIKKSFTPEFRNRLDTIIQFGRLSHEVIKSVVDKFLTELQAQLEDKRVLLEVTDAARSWLAAGGYDVTMGARPMARLIQDKIKRPLAEEILFGELAEHGGVVHIDIKDGELTFEFETTAEMA, encoded by the coding sequence ATGTTAAACCGCGAGCTCGAAGTCACCCTCAATCTAGCCTTCAAGGAGGCTCGTTCGAAGCGTCATGAATTCATGACCGTCGAACACCTGCTGCTGGCCCTATTGGATAATGAGGCTGCCGCTACCGTTTTGCGTGCCTGCGGCGCAAACCTCGACAAACTCAAGCATGACCTGCAGGAGTTCATCGACTCCACCACGCCATTGATCCCCTTGCATGACGAGGATCGTGAAACCCAGCCAACCCTGGGCTTCCAGCGTGTACTGCAACGTGCTGTCTTTCACGTACAGAGCTCGGGCAAACGCGAAGTGACTGGCGCCAACGTGCTGGTCGCGATCTTCAGTGAGCAAGAGAGTCAGGCAGTGTTTCTGCTGAAACAGCAGAGCGTTGCGCGCATCGATGTCGTCAACTACATCGCCCATGGCATTTCCAAAGTGCCGGGGCATGGCGATCACTCTGAAGGTGAACAAGATATGCAGGACGACGAGGGCGGTGAGTCTTCTTCTTCAGGCAATCCTCTGGATGCTTATGCCAGCAACCTCAACGAACTCGCGCGCCAGGGTCGTATCGATCCATTGGTAGGCCGTGAGCTCGAAGTCGAGCGCGTTGCGCAGATCCTGGCGCGGCGTCGCAAAAACAACCCATTGCTGGTGGGCGAGGCGGGCGTGGGTAAAACCGCGATTGCCGAAGGCCTGGCCAAGCGCATTGTCGACAACCAGGTGCCGGACCTGCTGGCCAACAGCGTGGTGTATTCCCTCGATCTGGGGGCCTTGCTGGCCGGAACCAAATACCGCGGCGATTTCGAGAAGCGCTTCAAGGCGTTGCTCAATGAGCTGAAGAAGCGTCCGCAGGCGATCCTGTTCATCGACGAGATCCACACCATTATCGGTGCGGGCGCTGCGTCCGGTGGCGTCATGGATGCCTCGAACCTGCTCAAGCCACTGCTGTCGTCGGGCGATATCCGTTGCATCGGTTCGACCACGTTCCAGGAATTCCGCGGGATCTTCGAGAAGGACCGTGCTTTGGCCCGGCGATTCCAGAAGGTCGATGTGTCGGAGCCTTCGGTGGAAGACACCATCGGTATCCTGCGCGGTCTGAAAGGGCGTTTCGAGCTCCATCACAACATCGAATACAGTGATGAAGCCCTGCGCGCCGCTGCCGAACTGGCCTCGCGTTACATCAATGACCGGCACATGCCGGACAAGGCCATCGACGTCATCGATGAGGCGGGTGCCTACCAGCGCCTGCAGCCGATCGAGAAGCGCGTGAAACGCATCGAAGTGCCTCAGGTCGAGGACATCGTTGCGAAAATCGCGCGAATTCCGCCAAAACACGTCACCAGTTCCGACAAAGAGCTGCTGCGTAACCTTGAGCGTGACCTCAAGCTCACGGTATTCGGCCAGGATGCGGCGATCGACTCGCTGTCGACCGCGATCAAACTGTCCCGTGCCGGCCTCAAGTCGCCTGACAAACCCGTCGGTTCGTTCCTGTTCGCAGGGCCTACCGGTGTCGGTAAAACCGAAGCCGCGCGGCAACTGGCCAAGGCGTTGGGGGTCGAGCTGGTTCGCTTCGATATGTCCGAGTACATGGAGCGCCACACCGTATCGCGTCTGATCGGTGCGCCTCCAGGTTATGTCGGGTTCGACCAGGGCGGTCTGCTGACCGAAGCCATTACCAAGCAGCCTCACTGCGTGCTGTTGCTCGATGAAATCGAGAAGGCGCATCCGGAAGTCTTCAACCTGCTGTTGCAGGTCATGGATCACGGTACGCTGACCGATAACAACGGGCGCAAGGCAGACTTCCGTAACGTGATCGTCATCATGACGACCAACGCCGGTGCCGAGACCGCAGCGCGTGCTTCGATCGGTTTCACCTATCAGGACCACTCGTCCGATGCGATGGAAGTGATCAAGAAGAGCTTCACGCCGGAGTTCCGCAACCGTCTGGACACCATTATCCAGTTTGGTCGCCTCAGCCATGAGGTCATCAAAAGCGTGGTGGACAAGTTCCTTACCGAGCTTCAGGCGCAGCTGGAAGACAAGCGTGTGCTGCTGGAAGTCACCGACGCTGCTCGCAGCTGGCTGGCGGCCGGTGGTTACGACGTGACCATGGGGGCTCGCCCAATGGCGCGCTTGATTCAGGACAAGATCAAGCGTCCGCTGGCGGAGGAGATACTCTTTGGCGAACTGGCCGAACATGGCGGTGTGGTACACATCGACATCAAGGACGGCGAGCTGACCTTCGAGTTCGAGACCACGGCTGAAATGGCCTGA
- the infA gene encoding translation initiation factor IF-1, whose product MSKEDSFEMEGTVVDTLPNTMFRVELENGHVVTAHISGKMRKNYIRILTGDKVRVELTPYDLSKGRITYRAR is encoded by the coding sequence ATGTCGAAAGAAGACAGCTTCGAAATGGAAGGCACTGTCGTCGACACCCTGCCCAACACCATGTTTCGTGTGGAGTTGGAAAATGGGCACGTCGTAACCGCGCATATCTCCGGCAAGATGCGCAAGAACTACATTCGTATTCTTACCGGCGACAAAGTGCGCGTCGAGCTGACGCCCTATGACTTGAGCAAAGGGCGCATCACCTACCGCGCTCGCTAA
- a CDS encoding DNA translocase FtsK produces MKKSTAAPKTVVPLWRQQLHYRLKEGALIAIGALCLFLMMALLTYGKDDPGWSHNSKIDDVQNFGGPAGSYSADILFMVLGYFAYIFPLLLAIKAYQIFRQRHEPWQWSGWLFSWRLIGLVFLVLSGAALAHIHFHAATGLPAGAGGALGESLGDLAKNALNIQGSTLLFIALFLFGLTVFTDLSWFKVMDVTGKITLDLFELFQGAANRWWAARTERKQLVAQLREVDDRVHDVVAPTVTDKREQAKVKERLIEREQALSKHMSEREKQVPPVIAPAPPKPAAPSKRVEKEKQAPLFVDSAVEGTLPPISILDPAEKKQLNYSPESLAAVGHLLEIKLKEFGVEVSVDSIHPGPVITRYEIQPAAGVKVSRIANLAKDLARSLAVTSVRVVEVIPGKTTVGIEIPNEDRQIVRFSEVLSTPEYDNFKSPVTLALGHDIGGKPVITDLAKMPHLLVAGTTGSGKSVGVNAMILSILFKSGPEDAKLIMIDPKMLELSIYEGIPHLLCPVVTDMKDAANALRWSVAEMERRYKLMAKMGVRNLSGFNAKVKEAQDAGEPLSDPLYKRESIHDEAPLLQKLPTIVVVVDEFADMMMIVGKKVEELIARIAQKARAAGIHLILATQRPSVDVITGLIKANIPTRMAFQVSSKIDSRTIIDQGGAEQLLGHGDMLYMPPGTSLPIRVHGAFVSDDEVHRVVEAWKLRGAPEYNDDILAGVEEAGSGFENGGGGGDDDAETDALYDEAVQFVLESRRASISAVQRKLKIGYNRAARMIEAMEMAGVVTSMNTNGSREVLAPGPVRD; encoded by the coding sequence TTGAAGAAATCCACCGCAGCACCTAAAACAGTCGTTCCGCTCTGGCGTCAGCAATTGCACTACCGGCTCAAGGAAGGTGCATTGATCGCCATCGGTGCCTTGTGCCTGTTCCTGATGATGGCCTTGTTGACCTATGGCAAGGACGATCCGGGCTGGAGCCATAACAGCAAGATCGACGATGTGCAGAACTTCGGCGGGCCTGCCGGCTCCTACAGCGCCGACATCCTGTTCATGGTCCTGGGTTACTTCGCCTACATTTTCCCGTTGCTGCTGGCGATCAAGGCGTACCAGATCTTCCGCCAGCGCCACGAGCCGTGGCAGTGGAGCGGCTGGCTGTTTTCCTGGCGCCTGATCGGCCTGGTGTTTCTGGTGTTGTCGGGCGCGGCGCTGGCCCATATCCATTTCCATGCGGCGACCGGTCTGCCGGCCGGCGCGGGCGGCGCTTTGGGGGAAAGCCTCGGCGACCTGGCGAAGAATGCGCTGAACATCCAGGGCAGCACGTTGCTGTTCATCGCGCTGTTCCTGTTCGGGCTGACGGTGTTTACCGATCTGTCATGGTTCAAGGTGATGGACGTCACCGGCAAGATCACCCTTGATCTGTTCGAATTGTTTCAGGGCGCGGCCAATCGTTGGTGGGCAGCCCGTACCGAACGCAAGCAACTGGTCGCCCAGCTGCGTGAAGTCGACGATCGCGTGCATGACGTGGTTGCGCCGACGGTCACCGACAAACGCGAGCAGGCCAAGGTCAAGGAACGCCTGATCGAGCGCGAGCAGGCCCTGAGCAAGCACATGTCCGAGCGCGAAAAGCAGGTGCCGCCGGTGATTGCACCCGCGCCGCCCAAACCGGCCGCTCCGAGCAAACGCGTGGAAAAAGAGAAACAGGCGCCGTTGTTCGTCGACAGCGCCGTGGAAGGCACCTTGCCGCCGATCTCGATTCTCGACCCTGCGGAAAAGAAACAACTCAATTATTCGCCTGAATCCCTGGCGGCCGTCGGCCACCTGCTGGAAATCAAGCTCAAGGAATTCGGCGTCGAAGTCTCGGTGGATTCGATTCACCCGGGCCCGGTCATTACCCGTTACGAAATCCAGCCGGCCGCCGGGGTCAAGGTCAGCCGCATCGCCAACCTGGCCAAAGACCTGGCTCGCTCGCTGGCCGTGACCAGTGTGCGTGTCGTGGAAGTGATTCCGGGCAAGACCACGGTCGGTATCGAGATTCCCAACGAAGACCGGCAGATCGTGCGGTTCTCCGAGGTGCTCTCGACCCCTGAGTACGACAACTTCAAGTCCCCGGTCACCCTGGCCCTGGGGCATGATATCGGCGGCAAGCCGGTCATCACTGACCTGGCGAAAATGCCTCACTTGCTGGTGGCCGGTACGACCGGTTCCGGTAAGTCGGTGGGTGTGAACGCGATGATCCTGTCGATTCTGTTCAAATCTGGCCCGGAAGACGCCAAGCTGATCATGATCGACCCGAAAATGCTTGAGCTGTCGATCTACGAAGGCATTCCGCACCTGTTGTGCCCGGTGGTCACCGACATGAAGGATGCCGCCAACGCCTTGCGCTGGAGCGTCGCCGAGATGGAGCGGCGCTACAAACTGATGGCGAAGATGGGGGTGCGTAACCTGTCGGGTTTCAACGCCAAGGTCAAGGAAGCCCAGGACGCCGGCGAGCCGTTGAGCGATCCGCTGTACAAGCGCGAAAGCATTCACGACGAAGCGCCACTGCTGCAAAAATTGCCGACCATCGTCGTGGTCGTGGACGAATTCGCCGACATGATGATGATCGTCGGCAAGAAGGTTGAAGAGCTGATCGCCCGTATCGCGCAGAAGGCCCGTGCGGCGGGTATCCACCTGATCCTCGCGACCCAGCGTCCGTCGGTGGACGTGATCACCGGTCTGATCAAGGCGAACATCCCGACCCGCATGGCGTTCCAGGTGTCGAGCAAGATCGACTCGCGGACCATCATCGACCAGGGCGGCGCCGAACAATTGCTGGGCCACGGTGACATGCTCTACATGCCGCCGGGCACCAGCCTGCCGATTCGTGTTCACGGCGCGTTCGTGTCCGATGACGAGGTGCACCGGGTGGTTGAAGCCTGGAAACTGCGCGGCGCGCCGGAATACAACGATGACATCCTGGCCGGTGTCGAAGAAGCCGGTAGCGGCTTTGAAAACGGCGGCGGTGGCGGTGACGATGATGCCGAAACCGATGCGCTCTACGACGAAGCGGTGCAGTTCGTCCTGGAAAGCCGTCGTGCGTCCATCTCCGCGGTTCAGCGCAAGCTGAAAATCGGCTACAACCGCGCGGCGCGCATGATCGAAGCCATGGAGATGGCCGGGGTCGTGACGTCCATGAACACCAACGGCTCGCGTGAAGTCCTGGCCCCTGGCCCGGTGCGCGACTGA
- the trxB gene encoding thioredoxin-disulfide reductase: MSEAKHSRLIILGSGPAGYSAAVYAARANLKPVVITGIQAGGQLTTTVEVDNWPGDVEGLTGPVLMERMQKHAERFDTEIVYDHIHTAKLQQRPFELIGDSGTYTCDALIIATGASAQYLGLPSEEAFAGKGVSACATCDGFFYRNQVVAVVGGGNTAVEEALYLSNIAKEVHLIHRRDKLRSEKILQDKLFEKAANGNIRLHWNQNLDEVLGDASGVTGARLRHSHTGETHDLSLAGVFIAIGHKPNTDLFQGQLNMRDGYLLVKGGSEGDATATDIQGVFAAGDVADHVYRQAVTSAGAGCMAALDAEKYLDDIPTV; this comes from the coding sequence ATGAGTGAAGCGAAGCATTCCCGCCTGATCATTCTGGGTTCCGGCCCTGCCGGTTACAGCGCAGCCGTTTATGCCGCTCGCGCCAACCTCAAACCCGTCGTCATTACCGGCATACAGGCAGGTGGCCAGCTGACCACCACCGTCGAAGTCGACAACTGGCCTGGCGACGTCGAAGGCCTGACCGGCCCGGTGCTGATGGAACGCATGCAAAAACACGCCGAACGCTTCGACACCGAGATCGTCTACGACCACATCCATACCGCCAAGTTGCAACAGCGCCCGTTCGAGCTCATTGGCGACAGCGGCACCTACACCTGCGATGCGCTGATCATCGCTACCGGCGCCTCGGCCCAATACCTGGGGCTGCCATCGGAAGAAGCCTTCGCCGGCAAAGGGGTTTCGGCCTGCGCCACCTGCGATGGCTTCTTCTACCGCAACCAGGTGGTCGCGGTGGTCGGCGGCGGCAACACCGCGGTGGAGGAAGCGCTGTACCTGTCGAATATCGCCAAGGAAGTTCATCTGATTCACCGCCGCGACAAGTTGCGCTCGGAGAAGATCCTGCAGGACAAGCTCTTCGAGAAAGCCGCCAACGGCAACATCCGCCTGCACTGGAACCAGAATCTGGACGAAGTGCTGGGTGATGCCAGTGGCGTGACCGGCGCCCGCCTGCGTCACAGCCATACCGGCGAAACCCATGATCTCTCGCTGGCCGGCGTGTTTATCGCCATCGGCCACAAACCCAACACTGACCTGTTCCAGGGCCAGCTGAACATGCGCGACGGTTACCTGCTGGTCAAGGGCGGCAGCGAAGGCGACGCCACCGCCACCGACATCCAGGGCGTGTTCGCCGCCGGTGACGTGGCCGACCACGTTTACCGCCAGGCGGTGACCTCCGCCGGAGCCGGCTGCATGGCCGCGCTGGATGCCGAGAAGTATCTCGATGACATCCCCACCGTTTGA
- a CDS encoding arginyltransferase has translation MTELARLKFYATQPHSCSYLPEEQATTLFLDPSQPMDVHVYADLSEMGFRRSGDHLYRPHCQNCNACVPARIPVAQFTPNRQQKRILKRNADLQVRPARPKFSEEYFDLYQRYIEQRHADGDMYPPSRDQFSTFLVRDLPFSRFYEFRLEGRLVAVAVTDLLPNGLSAVYTFYEPDEERRSLGRYAILWQIAEARRLGLEAVYLGYWIKNCKKMSYKTQYRPIELLINQRWIILS, from the coding sequence ATGACCGAGTTGGCGCGTTTGAAGTTCTATGCCACTCAGCCCCACTCTTGCAGTTATCTGCCCGAGGAGCAGGCCACGACGCTGTTCCTCGACCCTAGTCAGCCCATGGATGTGCATGTCTATGCAGACCTGTCGGAAATGGGTTTTCGTCGCAGTGGCGATCATCTCTACCGGCCTCATTGCCAGAATTGCAATGCCTGCGTACCGGCGCGTATTCCTGTGGCGCAATTTACCCCCAACCGTCAGCAGAAACGTATTCTCAAACGCAATGCCGACTTGCAGGTGCGTCCAGCCAGGCCAAAGTTCAGCGAAGAGTATTTCGACCTCTATCAGCGCTACATCGAACAGCGTCACGCCGATGGTGATATGTATCCGCCAAGTCGCGACCAGTTTTCGACCTTCCTGGTACGCGACTTGCCATTCTCCCGGTTCTACGAATTTCGTCTCGAAGGCCGCCTGGTGGCGGTGGCCGTTACCGACTTGCTGCCCAACGGCCTGTCAGCGGTCTACACCTTCTACGAGCCCGACGAGGAGCGTCGCAGCCTGGGGCGTTATGCGATCCTCTGGCAGATTGCTGAAGCCCGTCGCCTGGGGCTGGAAGCGGTCTATCTCGGCTACTGGATCAAAAACTGCAAAAAAATGAGCTACAAGACCCAATATCGCCCTATCGAACTGCTGATTAATCAACGCTGGATCATCCTGAGCTAG
- the lolA gene encoding outer membrane lipoprotein chaperone LolA yields the protein MRLIRMLLLPVLALTTLSAHADDKDVARLTQLLEKSQTLSARFSQLTLDGSGTQLQETAGEMSLQRPGLFYWHTNAPAEQTMVSDGKKVTLWDPDLEQATIKTLDQRLTQTPALLLSGDVSKISQSFDISAKEAGGVIDFTLKPKTKDTLFDSLRLSFRNGLVNDMQMIDSVGQRTNILFTGVKANEPIPASKFKFDIPKGADVIQE from the coding sequence ATGCGTCTTATCCGCATGCTGTTGCTGCCGGTACTGGCTTTGACCACGCTCTCGGCCCACGCCGATGACAAGGATGTGGCGCGTCTGACTCAACTGCTGGAAAAATCCCAGACCCTGAGCGCGCGTTTTTCCCAGCTGACCCTCGATGGCAGCGGCACTCAATTACAAGAAACAGCGGGGGAAATGTCCTTGCAGCGCCCGGGCCTGTTCTACTGGCACACCAACGCGCCGGCCGAGCAAACCATGGTCTCGGACGGTAAGAAAGTGACCCTGTGGGACCCGGATCTGGAACAGGCCACCATCAAGACGCTCGATCAGCGTCTGACCCAGACCCCGGCGCTGCTGCTGTCCGGTGATGTGTCCAAGATCAGCCAGAGCTTCGACATCAGCGCCAAGGAAGCCGGCGGCGTGATTGACTTCACCCTGAAGCCGAAAACCAAGGACACCCTGTTCGACAGCCTGCGCCTGTCGTTCCGCAATGGTCTGGTCAATGATATGCAGATGATCGACAGCGTCGGCCAGCGCACCAATATCCTGTTCACCGGTGTGAAGGCCAACGAGCCGATCCCGGCGTCCAAATTCAAGTTCGACATCCCTAAAGGTGCGGACGTGATCCAGGAGTAA
- the crcB gene encoding fluoride efflux transporter CrcB: MIPLIVAVSVGGVAGTLLRFATGSWINANWPRHFYTATLAVNIVGCLLIGVLYGLFLIRPEVSFAVRAGLIVGFLGGLTTFSSFSLDTVRLLETGQVPLALGYAAISVFGGLLATWAGLSLTKL, translated from the coding sequence GTGATTCCCTTAATTGTTGCGGTTTCTGTCGGCGGTGTCGCCGGCACCCTATTGCGCTTCGCCACCGGTAGCTGGATCAACGCGAATTGGCCGCGGCACTTCTATACCGCGACGCTGGCCGTTAATATCGTGGGCTGTTTGCTGATCGGCGTTCTATACGGCCTGTTTTTGATTCGCCCGGAAGTATCGTTTGCGGTGCGCGCCGGGCTGATCGTCGGCTTCCTCGGGGGGCTGACGACTTTTTCATCCTTTTCACTGGATACGGTGCGCCTGCTGGAAACCGGGCAGGTGCCGCTGGCCCTGGGCTATGCGGCCATCAGCGTATTCGGCGGGCTGCTCGCCACCTGGGCTGGCCTGTCCTTGACCAAACTTTGA
- a CDS encoding replication-associated recombination protein A yields the protein MDLFRSAPIAQPLAARLRATNLDEYVGQEHLLARGKPLREALEQGALHSMIFWGPPGVGKTTLARLLAEVSDAHFETVSAVLAGVKEIRQAVEVAKQQAGQYGKRTILFVDEVHRFNKSQQDAFLPYVEDGTLIFIGATTENPSFELNNALLSRARVYVLKSLDEAALRKLVHRALTEERGLGKRQLTLSDEGFQMLLSAADGDGRRLLNLLENASDLAEDNSEIGVDLLQSLLGDTRRRFDKGGEAFYDQISALHKSVRGSNPDAALYWFARMIDGGCDPLYLARRVVRMASEDIGNADPRALSLCLAAWEVQERLGSPEGELAVAQAITYLACAPKSNAVYMGFKVAMRSATEHGSLEVPLHLRNAPTKLMKQLGYGDEYRYAHDEPDAYAAGEDYFPEELEPQRFYQPVPRGLELKIGEKLSHLAQLDRLSPRQRRK from the coding sequence ATGGACCTGTTTCGCAGTGCCCCGATTGCTCAGCCCCTGGCCGCCCGTTTGCGCGCGACCAATCTGGACGAGTACGTCGGTCAGGAACACCTGCTCGCTCGCGGCAAGCCTTTGCGCGAAGCCCTGGAGCAGGGTGCCCTGCACTCGATGATTTTCTGGGGGCCACCGGGCGTGGGTAAAACCACCCTGGCGCGGCTGCTGGCGGAAGTCTCGGATGCGCACTTCGAAACGGTTTCGGCGGTGCTGGCCGGGGTCAAGGAGATTCGCCAGGCGGTGGAAGTCGCCAAGCAGCAGGCCGGGCAGTATGGCAAGCGCACCATCCTGTTCGTCGACGAAGTGCATCGCTTCAACAAGTCCCAGCAGGATGCGTTCCTGCCGTACGTTGAAGACGGCACGCTGATTTTCATCGGCGCGACCACGGAAAACCCCTCGTTCGAACTCAATAACGCGCTGCTGTCCCGGGCGCGCGTCTATGTGCTCAAAAGCCTCGACGAAGCCGCCCTGCGCAAGCTGGTGCATCGCGCGCTGACCGAAGAGCGTGGGCTGGGCAAGCGGCAACTGACCCTCAGCGACGAGGGCTTCCAGATGCTGCTGTCCGCCGCCGATGGCGATGGCCGGCGTCTGCTCAATCTGCTGGAAAACGCTTCTGACCTGGCCGAAGACAACAGCGAAATCGGTGTCGACCTGCTGCAAAGCCTGCTCGGCGATACCCGTCGGCGTTTCGACAAGGGCGGCGAAGCCTTCTACGACCAGATATCCGCGCTGCATAAATCGGTTCGCGGCTCCAACCCCGATGCTGCGCTGTACTGGTTCGCGCGGATGATCGACGGCGGCTGCGACCCGCTGTACCTGGCCCGGCGCGTGGTGCGCATGGCCAGCGAAGACATCGGCAACGCCGACCCTCGCGCCTTGAGCCTGTGCCTGGCCGCGTGGGAAGTGCAGGAGCGCCTCGGCAGCCCCGAAGGCGAATTGGCGGTGGCCCAGGCCATTACATACCTGGCCTGCGCGCCAAAAAGCAACGCGGTATACATGGGCTTCAAGGTCGCGATGCGTAGCGCCACCGAACACGGTTCGCTGGAAGTGCCGCTGCACCTGCGCAATGCGCCGACCAAGTTGATGAAGCAATTGGGCTATGGCGATGAATACCGTTATGCCCACGATGAGCCGGATGCCTACGCTGCGGGCGAGGACTACTTCCCGGAAGAGCTCGAGCCACAACGGTTCTATCAACCGGTGCCCCGCGGCTTGGAGCTGAAGATCGGCGAAAAGCTCAGCCACCTCGCGCAGCTTGACCGTCTAAGCCCCCGACAGCGGAGAAAATAG